In Chanodichthys erythropterus isolate Z2021 chromosome 7, ASM2448905v1, whole genome shotgun sequence, a genomic segment contains:
- the bicra gene encoding BRD4-interacting chromatin-remodeling complex-associated protein isoform X4, whose amino-acid sequence MDDEDGRCLLDVICDPEALNDFLHGSETQGHIPEVQPQAQLSTNEPGLPRVSVDLDFLEDDDILGGSPGGDNGSNGVGANHEPCDILQQSLAEANITEQSLQEAEAELDLSSFGLTGLTQVVQPLPDAGLSGVGIGGASQIFPNQGNPNAPSNATPDMLGSVLAHPGLQLQPQVMNKAISVQPFVQQVGLGNVTIQPISLPNGSQSGPLGIGQIQVVGQPTVMTINPSGQQILAKTMGGYQLHQPGPEAASAGTQAGLGGSVLSSGGGLLIQGGKATLGSPALNGPAVCLSNTNTNNSATTMATAGGIVGFGNASLGAGIGSQTQSQGQIMQNVIIQRTPTPIQPKPPQGGAIQPKIFKQQQQLPAPHALPNDANKALGVQQIPVSAGQNVTFLPGKPVSNVVLSAQAASQGTQFSQALLRQQGPQTSGKPLSVHLLNQQGSIVIPSQTVLQGQNHQFLLPGLQAGGQILTQHPGGHIITSQGPGGQIIANQILTANQNINLGQVLASQGHPGAAHILSGHIQLQHGQMGQPTLFQMPVSLAQTQTQAHPVTGHVQTVIQGMPIQNSLSMESLSPAVSLQTLEQSGGIPNNGSSGSTAMAPCQPGEGITVLGGSTDPAAQPAQTQPQPSILTVQTTAPVSVAASVPSSSSPSPTMATSTASMVGLGSQAQHSPGKVLFTSPGSSMILSQESLQMFLQQVPSAAHSQTIKIQSASPSQPVVTPTPTPTLSDSPQPAQVSPLTLGQQIQSPHQHQQSRPPSQPQPQSQAQTPSRSCTPSSLPPLFIIHNQIGGSPQPPQPAPPPQQQQPQQIQVQLQPQVLPQTLPQPTTLQPDMPPSSCSPKPPQPLPAQFQFQPAASSSPAAVVKQQVTVVPGLTAEQQHHLQLVSAQLQTMSSITQPSPQQKQLLEKLHQVQQNILLQAKQQAQAQVQASQQQATNQFSKMPDPPSVQAATSVASGTIQAPVQSLLQQKSVLVKSSTTGANDTQVFSAVSAGATANQGVTTPNLAQAVQAKPGVISSVGGLTLGKAGLQIQVLGAGLSQMPAPPPPAPQTQTSLKRPFSMEPSKEARMLEQLRKQQGSILHPDYSSPFRSFEDTLHRLLPYHLYQGMASSPGDYRKVDDEFENVSSQLLKRTQAMLDKYRHLLFEESKQRLGPSAEMVMIDRMFIQEEKVALSQDRVLAKEKPEEFVANSCLLDSSAVRPVQVDLSSVRTASSSAVAGPPVAAALALAPATAVAPAPTTTPTPTPAAAPAPTSAPAPFPPTKLVIKQGGGGASVSWSTSSTPTPAPVVRPSVEPVAPSASFSRTPSSRPADDDDDVALPQRTSKPPIKTYEARRRIGLKLKIKQEAGFSKVVHNTALDPVHSQSQLTPQPPTPEQPQKVKPHVNPPTTVIRTPPPTTYPTPSSTVTTVTTHTGSTSTTSCSGATPSFSSWSSSSPSTSTAQMNGTLEHHEVGGVKRNPASTATPPLTTCRLPLRKTYRENISPRHRPGVPGGGGDTLPIVPAGPPLTSSPQPQGSSPQPERTVIASVKLERQGGHGRSHPHTESQSLTAVEDVLYRGIKNAYQHHREFSDKEDEDEAEEGGGLGRLKAIGSKYREGGRGTFRMDQHAPGPPSPGESSCTRDSSLPAKRCKSDSPDMDNASFSSGSPPPDDSLNEHLQCAIDSILNLQQGPPGHGGSGRGALGRVHGANLPNQHQTHPSYRQSIPPLSTPPSSTPMSQHPQVGGRGQNGNLVSQTHSR is encoded by the exons ATGGATGATGAAGATGGCAGGTGCTTGCTAGATGTAATTTG TGACCCAGAAGCACTCAATGATTTTCTTCATGGATCAGAAACACAA gGCCACATTCCTGAGGTCCAACCACAGGCTCAGCTGTCAACAAATGAGCCAGGCCTTCCAAGAGTCAGCGTTGATTTGGACTTCCTGGAGGATGATGACATCTTGGGGGGATCGCCGGGAGGAGACAATGGAAGCAATGGTGTTGGGGCAAATCATGAGCCCTGTGACATTTTGCAGCAGAGTCTGGCAGAGGCTAACATCACAGAGCAGAGCCTTCAAGAGGCAGAAGCTGAGCTTGACCTTAGTTCCTTTGGGCTAACTGGCCTTACGCAGGTGGTCCAACCGCTGCCTGATGCTGGCCTGTCAGGGGTGGGCATTGGAGGTGCATCTCAGATTTTTCCAAACCAAGGCAACCCTAACGCACCCTCAAATGCCACCCCAGACATGCTTGGCTCAGTCCTGGCACATCCAGGCCTGCAGCTTCAACCCCAGGTCATGAACAAGGCTATCAGTGTCCAGCCGTTCGTACAGCAAGTCGGGCTTGGAAATGTAACTATTCAGCCTATTTCCTTACCGAATGGCAGTCAGTCTGGACCGTTGGGCATTGGACAAATTCAGGTTGTGGGCCAACCCACTGTAATGACTATAAATCCATCGGGGCAGCAGATCTTGGCGAAAACCATGGGTGGCTACCAACTGCATCAACCTGGGCCTGAGGCAGCAAGCGCTGGAACGCAGGCTGGGCTTGGAGGCTCTGTTTTGAGTTCAGGAGGTGGACTTTTAATTCAAGGGGGCAAGGCCACTCTTGGGTCCCCTGCCTTAAATGGGCCAGCTGTCTGCTTAAGCAACACAAATACCAACAACAGTGCAACTACAATGGCCACTGCTGGTGGCATTGTGGGTTTCGGTAATGCCTCTCTGGGTGCAGGAATTGGATCTCAAACCCAGTCTCAAGGCCAAATCATGCAGAATGTCATCATCCAGCGGACACCAACGCCAATTCAGCCCAAACCTCCTCAAGGGGGTGCCATCCAACCCAAAATCTTCAAGCAACAGCAACAGCTTCCTGCCCCACATGCCTTGCCAAATGATGCTAATAAGGCTCTGGGGGTGCAGCAAATCCCAGTGTCAGCTGGTCAGAATGTAACGTTTCTCCCTGGGAAGCCTGTCTCAAATGTAGTGTTGAGCGCACAGGCTGCATCACAGGGAACGCAGTTTTCTCAAGCGCTCTTAAGGCAACAAGGCCCCCAAACGTCGGGCAAACCGCTCAGTGTTCACTTGTTAAACCAACAGGGCAGCATTGTTATTCCCTCACAGACTGTCCTGCAGGGCCAAAACCACCAGTTCCTCTTACCAGGGCTTCAGGCGGGAGGGCAAATCCTGACTCAGCACCCCGGGGGTCACATCATTACCAGTCAGGGGCCTGGGGGGCAGATAATTGCTAATCAGAtcttgacagccaatcagaacatcAACCTGGGTCAGGTGTTGGCCTCACAGGGTCACCCAGGGGCCGCCCATATTCTCTCTGGACACATCCAGCTCCAGCACGGGCAAATGGGTCAGCCCACGCTATTCCAAATGCCGGTGTCATTGGCGCAAACGCAAACACAAGCCCATCCGGTAACGGGCCATGTGCAAACGGTCATCCAGGGCATGCCTATACAGAATTCCCTGTCCATGGAGAGCCTTAGCCCAGCAGTCAGTTTACAGACGTTGGAGCAGTCTGGTGGCATCCCCAATAACGGTAGCAGTGGATCAACAGCCATGGCGCCGTGCCAACCAGGAGAGGGAATCACGGTGTTGGGCGGCTCTACGGACCCTGCTGCCCAACCAGCACAGACCCAACCGCAACCCTCAATTCTCACAGTTCAAACGACTGCACCGGTTTCAGTAGCAGCTTCGGTTCCTTCCTCTTCATCTCCATCCCCCACTATGGCCACATCCACAGCCTCAATGGTGGGTTTGGGTTCCCAGGCCCAGCACAGCCCAGGAAAGGTGTTGTTCACGTCACCTGGTTCCAGCATGATCCTTAGTCAGGAGTCGCTTCAAATGTTCCTGCAGCAG GTTCCGTCGGCAGCACATTCACAGACTATAAAGATCCAAAGCGCATCCCCATCTCAACCTGTGGTCACCCCTACACCAACACCCACCCTGTCTGACAGCCCTCAACCTGCCCAAGTTTCTCCCCTCACCCTCGGGCAACAGATCCAGTCTCCTCACCAGCACCAGCAGTCTCGGCCTCCGTCGCAACCCCAGCCTCAGTCTCAGGCGCAGACTCCCTCACGCTCCTGCACACCTTCCTCTTTACCGCCTCTCTTCATCATACACAATCAGATCGGAGGTTCTCCACAACCACCACAGCCTGCTCCTCCACCACAGCAACAGCAGCCTCAGCAAATACAAGTGCAGCTCCAGCCTCAAGTACTTCCTCAGACTCTGCCTCAGCCTACCACCCTGCAGCCAGACATGCCTCCTTCCTCTTGCTCCCCGAAGCCTCCACAGCCACTTCCTGCACAATTCCAGTTCCAGCCTGCTGCAAGCTCGTCTCCAGCTGCAGTGGTGAAACAGCAGGTGACTGTGGTGCCGGGGCTGACTGCAGAACAGCAGCATCACCTACAGCTGGTCAGTGCGCAGCTGCAGACCATGTCATCCATCACACAGCCCTCTCCTCAACAAAAGCAGCTTTTGGAAAAACTTCACCAG GTCCAGCAAAACATTCTCCTACAGGCTAAGCAGCAAGCTCAGGCACAAGTCCAGGCCTCTCAGCAACAGGCTACAAACCAGTTCAGTAAAATGCCAGATCCGCCTTCAGTCCAAGCTGCAACTTCAGTGGCCAGTGGCACCATCCAAGCACCAGTCCAGTCCCTTCTGCAACAGAAGTCTGTGCTTGTCAAGTCCTCTACTACAG GTGCAAATGACACTCAAGTATTTTCTGCTGTGTCTGCTGGGGCTACAGCGAACCAGGGAGTCACGACTCCAAACCTTGCACAGGCAGTTCAG GCAAAGCCAGGAGTCATAAGTTCAGTTGGTGGGCTAACTCTAGGTAAAGCAGGTTTGCAGATTCAGGTTTTAGGTGCTGGACTCTCTCAAATGCCTGCACCTCCACCACCCGCTCCTCAAACACAG acATCATTAAAAAGGCCCTTTAGTATGGAACCAAGCAAAGAAGCTAG GATGCTGGAACAGCTGCGAAAACAGCAAGGCTCGATTCTCCATCCTGACTACAGCTCTCCTTTCCGCTCATTTGAGGACACACTTCATCGACTGCTGCCGTACCACCTGTATCAAGGCATGGCTTCATCCCCGGGAGACTACCGGAAAG TGGATGATGAATTTGAGAATGTCTCAAGCCAACTCTTGAAGCGCACACAAGCAATGCTGGATAAATATCGTCACTTGCTTTTTGAAGAATCAAAG CAGAGGCTGGGTCCCTCTGCAGAGATGGTTATGATTGACCGAATGTTCATTCAAGAAGAGAAGGTTGCTCTGAGTCAGGACAGGGTTCTGGCCAAGGAGAAACCAG AAGAATTTGTGGCCAATTCCTGTTTGCTGGACAGCAGTGCAGTGAGGCCTGTACAGGTGGACCTGAGTTCTGTAAGAACCGCATCATCATCAGCAGTTGCAGGTCCACCTGTGGCAGCCGCACTTGCTCTTGCTCCAGCCACAGCTGTTGCCCCTGCTCCAACCACAACCCCTACACCTACTCCAGCTGCTGCCCCCGCTCCTACTTCTGCCCCTGCACCCTTCCCTCCTACCAAGCTGGTGATCAAGCAAGGTGGAGGGGGGGCATCAGTGTCCTGGTCCACCAGTTCAACCCCTACGCCTGCTCCTGTGGTCCGGCCGTCTGTGGAGCCAGTCGCACCAAGCGCCTCCTTCAGCCGCACTCCGTCCTCCCGCCCTGCTGATGACGATGATGACGTGGCACTTCCCCAGCGGACCAGCAAACCACCCATCAAGACCTACGAGGCACGTCGGCGAATAGGTTTGAAGCTGAAGATCAAACAGGAGGCGGGGTTTAGTAAGGTGGTTCACAACACTGCCTTAGATCCTGTCCACTCCCAATCCCAACTTACGCCACAACCACCGACCCCCGAGCAGCCCCAGAAAGTCAAACCGCATGTAAACCCACCCACCACTGTCATTAGAACTCCACCCCCAACTACTTACCCCACCCCCTCTTCAACTGTCACTACGGTAACAACACACACAGGTTCCACCTCCACAACTTCCTGTAGTGGGGCTACACCCTCATTCTCCTCCTGGTCTTCATCATCCCCTTCCACGTCTACGGCGCAGATGAATGGCACTCTGGAACACCACGAGGTAGGTGGGGTGAAACGGAACCCAGCATCCACAGCAACTCCTCCTCTAACCACTTGCCGGCTCCCGCTTCGAAAGACGTACCGTGAGAACATCAGTCCACGTCACAGGCCGGGAGTACCAGGAGGAGGTGGAGATACGTTGCCCATTGTGCCAGCAGGACCCCCTCTTACCTCTTCCCCCCAGCCACAAGGCTCCTCCCCTCAACCTGAACGGACTGTGATAGCCAGTGTGAAACTAGAAAGGCAGGGCGGACATGGGCGGTCTCACCCCCACACAGAGTCGCAGAGCCTTACAGCGGTGGAGGACGTCCTTTACCGTGGCATCAAAAATGCGTACCAACACCACAGAGAGTTCTCAGACAAAGAGGATGAGGATGAGGCTGAGGAAGGTGGTGGTCTGGGGCGGTTGAAGGCCATAGGGAGCAAATACCGAGAGGGAGGAAGGGGTACCTTCAGGATGGATCAGCATGCCCCTGGCCCACCTTCTCCTGGAGAGTCTTCCTGCACAAGAGACTCCTCACTTCCTGCCAAACGCTGTAAGTCAGACTCTCCGGACATGGACAATGCAAGCTTCTCCAGCGGTAGCCCGCCACCCGACGACTCATTGAATGAGCACCTGCAGTGTGCCATAGACAGTATACTGAACCTCCAACAGGGCCCTCCTGGACATGGAGGCTCAGGGAGAGGGGCTTTAGGGAGGGTTCATGGGGCAAACCTGCCTAACCAGCACCAAACCCATCCTTCCTACAGACAGTCCATCCCTCCCCTCTCCACGCCTCCATCATCTACCCCCATGTCACAGCATCCACAGGTAGGGGGCCGAGGACAGAATGGAAATCTGGTTTCACAGACGCACAGTAGATAA
- the bicra gene encoding BRD4-interacting chromatin-remodeling complex-associated protein isoform X1 — MDDEDGRCLLDVICDPEALNDFLHGSETQGHIPEVQPQAQLSTNEPGLPRVSVDLDFLEDDDILGGSPGGDNGSNGVGANHEPCDILQQSLAEANITEQSLQEAEAELDLSSFGLTGLTQVVQPLPDAGLSGVGIGGASQIFPNQGNPNAPSNATPDMLGSVLAHPGLQLQPQVMNKAISVQPFVQQVGLGNVTIQPISLPNGSQSGPLGIGQIQVVGQPTVMTINPSGQQILAKTMGGYQLHQPGPEAASAGTQAGLGGSVLSSGGGLLIQGGKATLGSPALNGPAVCLSNTNTNNSATTMATAGGIVGFGNASLGAGIGSQTQSQGQIMQNVIIQRTPTPIQPKPPQGGAIQPKIFKQQQQLPAPHALPNDANKALGVQQIPVSAGQNVTFLPGKPVSNVVLSAQAASQGTQFSQALLRQQGPQTSGKPLSVHLLNQQGSIVIPSQTVLQGQNHQFLLPGLQAGGQILTQHPGGHIITSQGPGGQIIANQILTANQNINLGQVLASQGHPGAAHILSGHIQLQHGQMGQPTLFQMPVSLAQTQTQAHPVTGHVQTVIQGMPIQNSLSMESLSPAVSLQTLEQSGGIPNNGSSGSTAMAPCQPGEGITVLGGSTDPAAQPAQTQPQPSILTVQTTAPVSVAASVPSSSSPSPTMATSTASMVGLGSQAQHSPGKVLFTSPGSSMILSQESLQMFLQQDQQQQAGKDPPAAVGVPASVIVSGSSSGPAPSGHDNLLAETRQRQSPSPSLGPAHMATVVNKVPSAAHSQTIKIQSASPSQPVVTPTPTPTLSDSPQPAQVSPLTLGQQIQSPHQHQQSRPPSQPQPQSQAQTPSRSCTPSSLPPLFIIHNQIGGSPQPPQPAPPPQQQQPQQIQVQLQPQVLPQTLPQPTTLQPDMPPSSCSPKPPQPLPAQFQFQPAASSSPAAVVKQQVTVVPGLTAEQQHHLQLVSAQLQTMSSITQPSPQQKQLLEKLHQVQQNILLQAKQQAQAQVQASQQQATNQFSKMPDPPSVQAATSVASGTIQAPVQSLLQQKSVLVKSSTTGANDTQVFSAVSAGATANQGVTTPNLAQAVQAKPGVISSVGGLTLGKAGLQIQVLGAGLSQMPAPPPPAPQTQTSLKRPFSMEPSKEARMLEQLRKQQGSILHPDYSSPFRSFEDTLHRLLPYHLYQGMASSPGDYRKVDDEFENVSSQLLKRTQAMLDKYRHLLFEESKQRLGPSAEMVMIDRMFIQEEKVALSQDRVLAKEKPEEFVANSCLLDSSAVRPVQVDLSSVRTASSSAVAGPPVAAALALAPATAVAPAPTTTPTPTPAAAPAPTSAPAPFPPTKLVIKQGGGGASVSWSTSSTPTPAPVVRPSVEPVAPSASFSRTPSSRPADDDDDVALPQRTSKPPIKTYEARRRIGLKLKIKQEAGFSKVVHNTALDPVHSQSQLTPQPPTPEQPQKVKPHVNPPTTVIRTPPPTTYPTPSSTVTTVTTHTGSTSTTSCSGATPSFSSWSSSSPSTSTAQMNGTLEHHEVGGVKRNPASTATPPLTTCRLPLRKTYRENISPRHRPGVPGGGGDTLPIVPAGPPLTSSPQPQGSSPQPERTVIASVKLERQGGHGRSHPHTESQSLTAVEDVLYRGIKNAYQHHREFSDKEDEDEAEEGGGLGRLKAIGSKYREGGRGTFRMDQHAPGPPSPGESSCTRDSSLPAKRCKSDSPDMDNASFSSGSPPPDDSLNEHLQCAIDSILNLQQGPPGHGGSGRGALGRVHGANLPNQHQTHPSYRQSIPPLSTPPSSTPMSQHPQVGGRGQNGNLVSQTHSR, encoded by the exons ATGGATGATGAAGATGGCAGGTGCTTGCTAGATGTAATTTG TGACCCAGAAGCACTCAATGATTTTCTTCATGGATCAGAAACACAA gGCCACATTCCTGAGGTCCAACCACAGGCTCAGCTGTCAACAAATGAGCCAGGCCTTCCAAGAGTCAGCGTTGATTTGGACTTCCTGGAGGATGATGACATCTTGGGGGGATCGCCGGGAGGAGACAATGGAAGCAATGGTGTTGGGGCAAATCATGAGCCCTGTGACATTTTGCAGCAGAGTCTGGCAGAGGCTAACATCACAGAGCAGAGCCTTCAAGAGGCAGAAGCTGAGCTTGACCTTAGTTCCTTTGGGCTAACTGGCCTTACGCAGGTGGTCCAACCGCTGCCTGATGCTGGCCTGTCAGGGGTGGGCATTGGAGGTGCATCTCAGATTTTTCCAAACCAAGGCAACCCTAACGCACCCTCAAATGCCACCCCAGACATGCTTGGCTCAGTCCTGGCACATCCAGGCCTGCAGCTTCAACCCCAGGTCATGAACAAGGCTATCAGTGTCCAGCCGTTCGTACAGCAAGTCGGGCTTGGAAATGTAACTATTCAGCCTATTTCCTTACCGAATGGCAGTCAGTCTGGACCGTTGGGCATTGGACAAATTCAGGTTGTGGGCCAACCCACTGTAATGACTATAAATCCATCGGGGCAGCAGATCTTGGCGAAAACCATGGGTGGCTACCAACTGCATCAACCTGGGCCTGAGGCAGCAAGCGCTGGAACGCAGGCTGGGCTTGGAGGCTCTGTTTTGAGTTCAGGAGGTGGACTTTTAATTCAAGGGGGCAAGGCCACTCTTGGGTCCCCTGCCTTAAATGGGCCAGCTGTCTGCTTAAGCAACACAAATACCAACAACAGTGCAACTACAATGGCCACTGCTGGTGGCATTGTGGGTTTCGGTAATGCCTCTCTGGGTGCAGGAATTGGATCTCAAACCCAGTCTCAAGGCCAAATCATGCAGAATGTCATCATCCAGCGGACACCAACGCCAATTCAGCCCAAACCTCCTCAAGGGGGTGCCATCCAACCCAAAATCTTCAAGCAACAGCAACAGCTTCCTGCCCCACATGCCTTGCCAAATGATGCTAATAAGGCTCTGGGGGTGCAGCAAATCCCAGTGTCAGCTGGTCAGAATGTAACGTTTCTCCCTGGGAAGCCTGTCTCAAATGTAGTGTTGAGCGCACAGGCTGCATCACAGGGAACGCAGTTTTCTCAAGCGCTCTTAAGGCAACAAGGCCCCCAAACGTCGGGCAAACCGCTCAGTGTTCACTTGTTAAACCAACAGGGCAGCATTGTTATTCCCTCACAGACTGTCCTGCAGGGCCAAAACCACCAGTTCCTCTTACCAGGGCTTCAGGCGGGAGGGCAAATCCTGACTCAGCACCCCGGGGGTCACATCATTACCAGTCAGGGGCCTGGGGGGCAGATAATTGCTAATCAGAtcttgacagccaatcagaacatcAACCTGGGTCAGGTGTTGGCCTCACAGGGTCACCCAGGGGCCGCCCATATTCTCTCTGGACACATCCAGCTCCAGCACGGGCAAATGGGTCAGCCCACGCTATTCCAAATGCCGGTGTCATTGGCGCAAACGCAAACACAAGCCCATCCGGTAACGGGCCATGTGCAAACGGTCATCCAGGGCATGCCTATACAGAATTCCCTGTCCATGGAGAGCCTTAGCCCAGCAGTCAGTTTACAGACGTTGGAGCAGTCTGGTGGCATCCCCAATAACGGTAGCAGTGGATCAACAGCCATGGCGCCGTGCCAACCAGGAGAGGGAATCACGGTGTTGGGCGGCTCTACGGACCCTGCTGCCCAACCAGCACAGACCCAACCGCAACCCTCAATTCTCACAGTTCAAACGACTGCACCGGTTTCAGTAGCAGCTTCGGTTCCTTCCTCTTCATCTCCATCCCCCACTATGGCCACATCCACAGCCTCAATGGTGGGTTTGGGTTCCCAGGCCCAGCACAGCCCAGGAAAGGTGTTGTTCACGTCACCTGGTTCCAGCATGATCCTTAGTCAGGAGTCGCTTCAAATGTTCCTGCAGCAG GACCAACAGCAGCAAGCAGGAAAAGACCCACCTGCCGCTGTGGGTGTACCTGCATCTGTTATCGTCAGCGGCAGCAGTTCTGGTCCCGCCCCTTCAGGCCATGACAACTTGTTAGCTGAGACTCGGCAGAGGCAGAGTCCCAGCCCCTCCCTTGGCCCCGCCCACATGGCAACAGTGGTTAACAAG GTTCCGTCGGCAGCACATTCACAGACTATAAAGATCCAAAGCGCATCCCCATCTCAACCTGTGGTCACCCCTACACCAACACCCACCCTGTCTGACAGCCCTCAACCTGCCCAAGTTTCTCCCCTCACCCTCGGGCAACAGATCCAGTCTCCTCACCAGCACCAGCAGTCTCGGCCTCCGTCGCAACCCCAGCCTCAGTCTCAGGCGCAGACTCCCTCACGCTCCTGCACACCTTCCTCTTTACCGCCTCTCTTCATCATACACAATCAGATCGGAGGTTCTCCACAACCACCACAGCCTGCTCCTCCACCACAGCAACAGCAGCCTCAGCAAATACAAGTGCAGCTCCAGCCTCAAGTACTTCCTCAGACTCTGCCTCAGCCTACCACCCTGCAGCCAGACATGCCTCCTTCCTCTTGCTCCCCGAAGCCTCCACAGCCACTTCCTGCACAATTCCAGTTCCAGCCTGCTGCAAGCTCGTCTCCAGCTGCAGTGGTGAAACAGCAGGTGACTGTGGTGCCGGGGCTGACTGCAGAACAGCAGCATCACCTACAGCTGGTCAGTGCGCAGCTGCAGACCATGTCATCCATCACACAGCCCTCTCCTCAACAAAAGCAGCTTTTGGAAAAACTTCACCAG GTCCAGCAAAACATTCTCCTACAGGCTAAGCAGCAAGCTCAGGCACAAGTCCAGGCCTCTCAGCAACAGGCTACAAACCAGTTCAGTAAAATGCCAGATCCGCCTTCAGTCCAAGCTGCAACTTCAGTGGCCAGTGGCACCATCCAAGCACCAGTCCAGTCCCTTCTGCAACAGAAGTCTGTGCTTGTCAAGTCCTCTACTACAG GTGCAAATGACACTCAAGTATTTTCTGCTGTGTCTGCTGGGGCTACAGCGAACCAGGGAGTCACGACTCCAAACCTTGCACAGGCAGTTCAG GCAAAGCCAGGAGTCATAAGTTCAGTTGGTGGGCTAACTCTAGGTAAAGCAGGTTTGCAGATTCAGGTTTTAGGTGCTGGACTCTCTCAAATGCCTGCACCTCCACCACCCGCTCCTCAAACACAG acATCATTAAAAAGGCCCTTTAGTATGGAACCAAGCAAAGAAGCTAG GATGCTGGAACAGCTGCGAAAACAGCAAGGCTCGATTCTCCATCCTGACTACAGCTCTCCTTTCCGCTCATTTGAGGACACACTTCATCGACTGCTGCCGTACCACCTGTATCAAGGCATGGCTTCATCCCCGGGAGACTACCGGAAAG TGGATGATGAATTTGAGAATGTCTCAAGCCAACTCTTGAAGCGCACACAAGCAATGCTGGATAAATATCGTCACTTGCTTTTTGAAGAATCAAAG CAGAGGCTGGGTCCCTCTGCAGAGATGGTTATGATTGACCGAATGTTCATTCAAGAAGAGAAGGTTGCTCTGAGTCAGGACAGGGTTCTGGCCAAGGAGAAACCAG AAGAATTTGTGGCCAATTCCTGTTTGCTGGACAGCAGTGCAGTGAGGCCTGTACAGGTGGACCTGAGTTCTGTAAGAACCGCATCATCATCAGCAGTTGCAGGTCCACCTGTGGCAGCCGCACTTGCTCTTGCTCCAGCCACAGCTGTTGCCCCTGCTCCAACCACAACCCCTACACCTACTCCAGCTGCTGCCCCCGCTCCTACTTCTGCCCCTGCACCCTTCCCTCCTACCAAGCTGGTGATCAAGCAAGGTGGAGGGGGGGCATCAGTGTCCTGGTCCACCAGTTCAACCCCTACGCCTGCTCCTGTGGTCCGGCCGTCTGTGGAGCCAGTCGCACCAAGCGCCTCCTTCAGCCGCACTCCGTCCTCCCGCCCTGCTGATGACGATGATGACGTGGCACTTCCCCAGCGGACCAGCAAACCACCCATCAAGACCTACGAGGCACGTCGGCGAATAGGTTTGAAGCTGAAGATCAAACAGGAGGCGGGGTTTAGTAAGGTGGTTCACAACACTGCCTTAGATCCTGTCCACTCCCAATCCCAACTTACGCCACAACCACCGACCCCCGAGCAGCCCCAGAAAGTCAAACCGCATGTAAACCCACCCACCACTGTCATTAGAACTCCACCCCCAACTACTTACCCCACCCCCTCTTCAACTGTCACTACGGTAACAACACACACAGGTTCCACCTCCACAACTTCCTGTAGTGGGGCTACACCCTCATTCTCCTCCTGGTCTTCATCATCCCCTTCCACGTCTACGGCGCAGATGAATGGCACTCTGGAACACCACGAGGTAGGTGGGGTGAAACGGAACCCAGCATCCACAGCAACTCCTCCTCTAACCACTTGCCGGCTCCCGCTTCGAAAGACGTACCGTGAGAACATCAGTCCACGTCACAGGCCGGGAGTACCAGGAGGAGGTGGAGATACGTTGCCCATTGTGCCAGCAGGACCCCCTCTTACCTCTTCCCCCCAGCCACAAGGCTCCTCCCCTCAACCTGAACGGACTGTGATAGCCAGTGTGAAACTAGAAAGGCAGGGCGGACATGGGCGGTCTCACCCCCACACAGAGTCGCAGAGCCTTACAGCGGTGGAGGACGTCCTTTACCGTGGCATCAAAAATGCGTACCAACACCACAGAGAGTTCTCAGACAAAGAGGATGAGGATGAGGCTGAGGAAGGTGGTGGTCTGGGGCGGTTGAAGGCCATAGGGAGCAAATACCGAGAGGGAGGAAGGGGTACCTTCAGGATGGATCAGCATGCCCCTGGCCCACCTTCTCCTGGAGAGTCTTCCTGCACAAGAGACTCCTCACTTCCTGCCAAACGCTGTAAGTCAGACTCTCCGGACATGGACAATGCAAGCTTCTCCAGCGGTAGCCCGCCACCCGACGACTCATTGAATGAGCACCTGCAGTGTGCCATAGACAGTATACTGAACCTCCAACAGGGCCCTCCTGGACATGGAGGCTCAGGGAGAGGGGCTTTAGGGAGGGTTCATGGGGCAAACCTGCCTAACCAGCACCAAACCCATCCTTCCTACAGACAGTCCATCCCTCCCCTCTCCACGCCTCCATCATCTACCCCCATGTCACAGCATCCACAGGTAGGGGGCCGAGGACAGAATGGAAATCTGGTTTCACAGACGCACAGTAGATAA